The Solibacillus sp. FSL R7-0682 genome includes a window with the following:
- a CDS encoding amidohydrolase, with translation MTIKLSEDYLNTLIQWRRDFHQYPEPGWLEFRTSATIANLLEAWGFDLKVGKEIIAGERLGLPSQNEIDHFYQAAKLAGVSTKWLEKMEGGYTGVIATLDSGKPGPTIAFRVDIDALPITEASDVAHVPQKRGFRSKIEGYMHACGHDSHITIGLGLAEQLMLHKEKLKGKIKIIFQPAEEGVRGGSAVAPSPLLDDIQYLCALHIGTGIAKGTFVAGSDGFLATSKYDVTFTGVAAHSGAFPEQGKNALLASAQSVLAIHSLPAHSSGASRVNVGTLNAGLGRNIVPSIATMQVEVRGETTEINDYYEQQLLHIFQGAAQMYDVNVSYEKVGYAISIPSDIKLAKILAKTASHLDVPVIEYKNFKAGSEDATFLMKRVQENGGLACYSIMGTQLAAGHHNEYFDIDEEDMLTAIEIWLNSVFQVYEEEN, from the coding sequence ATGACGATAAAGCTATCAGAGGATTATTTAAATACGCTTATCCAATGGCGGAGGGACTTTCATCAATACCCAGAGCCTGGTTGGTTAGAATTCCGAACGTCAGCTACAATAGCTAATCTATTAGAGGCTTGGGGATTTGACTTAAAGGTTGGAAAAGAAATTATTGCGGGTGAGCGTCTTGGGCTACCTTCTCAAAACGAGATCGACCACTTTTATCAAGCAGCAAAATTAGCTGGCGTTTCAACCAAATGGTTAGAAAAAATGGAGGGCGGCTATACAGGTGTGATCGCAACACTTGATAGCGGGAAGCCAGGCCCTACAATTGCCTTTCGTGTTGATATCGATGCACTTCCAATTACCGAAGCGTCCGATGTGGCACATGTACCTCAAAAACGAGGCTTCCGTTCGAAAATAGAAGGGTATATGCATGCTTGTGGCCATGATAGTCATATTACAATTGGTCTCGGTTTAGCTGAGCAACTTATGCTACATAAGGAAAAACTTAAAGGTAAAATAAAAATTATTTTTCAGCCGGCAGAAGAAGGCGTACGCGGGGGATCTGCAGTCGCTCCCTCTCCGCTTTTAGATGACATTCAATACTTATGTGCACTTCATATTGGAACAGGCATAGCAAAGGGAACATTTGTTGCAGGAAGTGACGGCTTTTTAGCCACATCCAAATATGATGTAACCTTTACTGGTGTTGCCGCCCATTCAGGCGCCTTCCCAGAACAAGGGAAAAACGCTTTACTCGCAAGTGCGCAGTCTGTGTTAGCTATTCATAGTCTCCCTGCTCACAGTAGTGGGGCAAGTCGAGTAAATGTGGGAACATTAAATGCAGGACTTGGTCGTAATATTGTTCCTTCCATTGCGACAATGCAAGTCGAAGTCCGTGGGGAAACGACAGAAATTAATGACTATTATGAGCAACAGTTACTTCATATTTTCCAAGGTGCCGCGCAAATGTATGATGTAAATGTGTCTTATGAAAAGGTTGGCTATGCGATTAGTATTCCATCTGATATAAAGTTAGCTAAGATTTTAGCAAAAACGGCTAGTCATTTAGACGTTCCTGTCATAGAATATAAAAATTTCAAAGCTGGCTCAGAAGATGCGACCTTTTTAATGAAGCGCGTTCAGGAAAATGGTGGGCTCGCATGCTATTCCATTATGGGGACACAATTAGCAGCTGGTCACCATAATGAATATTTCGATATAGACGAAGAAGATATGTTAACTGCAATAGAAATTTGGTTAAACTCAGTTTTCCAAGTTTATGAGGAGGAGAATTAA
- a CDS encoding M20 family metallopeptidase translates to MESVQQEVDNIRAKYEQSIINLSDRIWEIAETRFQEHQSVELLTGYLREMGFHVEVGIGGLETAFVAKYGSTGPVIGILGEYDALPGLNQKPGTPIRDAFVNGANGHGCGHNLLGTAGIAAVMIIKELIDQGSVNGQIHYYGCPAEEGGSGKTFMVREGVFNDVDLALTWHPNSFTGIFSFSSLANYQVSFEFEGIASHAANSPDLGRSALDAVEIMSVGVNYLREHIPTSAKLHYAVTNTGGRSPNVVQSQAEVLYLIRGKDIAEVDDVYKRVVKIAEGAALMTETKVKVKFDKACSNYLPNDTLNKVVFKNLQKVGLPSYNEEELKYAKEMVATLSPNEIASAKQEVKKLAGSMEDTLRIDDLTTPFFEEIIPYEQSKLTMAGSTDVADVSWVVPTAQFFTTCFVFGTPLHTWQLVSQGKTSLAHKGLLYAGEVLALSAIELFENPELIIEAKKELLEQTKGQYVNPIPPMIKPNALGEA, encoded by the coding sequence ATGGAGAGCGTACAACAAGAAGTAGATAATATTCGAGCCAAATACGAACAGTCCATTATTAACCTGTCAGACCGTATTTGGGAAATTGCTGAAACACGTTTTCAGGAGCATCAGTCTGTGGAACTGCTCACGGGCTATTTACGTGAAATGGGGTTTCATGTAGAAGTAGGAATTGGTGGGCTTGAAACAGCCTTTGTTGCAAAATATGGTTCAACAGGTCCCGTTATCGGTATTTTAGGAGAATATGACGCACTACCAGGATTAAATCAAAAACCTGGAACCCCTATTCGTGATGCATTTGTAAATGGTGCAAACGGGCATGGCTGTGGTCATAATCTCCTAGGTACGGCGGGGATTGCGGCTGTTATGATCATCAAAGAGTTGATTGACCAAGGAAGCGTAAACGGTCAAATTCATTACTATGGCTGTCCAGCAGAAGAGGGCGGTTCGGGTAAAACCTTTATGGTGCGTGAAGGAGTGTTCAATGATGTGGATTTAGCACTTACATGGCACCCTAATTCCTTCACGGGTATTTTTAGTTTTTCTTCCTTAGCAAACTATCAAGTATCATTTGAGTTTGAAGGGATTGCTTCTCATGCAGCCAACTCTCCTGATTTAGGGCGGAGTGCACTAGATGCTGTAGAGATAATGAGTGTAGGTGTAAACTATTTACGTGAACATATTCCTACAAGCGCTAAATTACATTATGCGGTAACAAACACTGGTGGAAGATCGCCAAATGTCGTGCAATCACAAGCAGAAGTACTTTACTTAATTCGTGGCAAGGATATTGCAGAGGTAGACGATGTTTATAAACGGGTAGTGAAAATTGCTGAAGGTGCTGCTTTAATGACTGAAACAAAGGTAAAGGTGAAATTTGATAAAGCTTGTTCGAATTATTTACCAAATGACACGTTAAATAAGGTAGTGTTTAAAAATCTTCAAAAGGTTGGATTACCAAGCTATAATGAGGAAGAGTTAAAGTATGCGAAGGAGATGGTGGCAACTTTGTCACCGAACGAAATTGCATCTGCAAAACAGGAAGTAAAAAAACTTGCAGGCTCAATGGAAGACACGCTTCGAATTGACGATTTAACTACTCCGTTCTTTGAAGAAATCATCCCATATGAACAGTCCAAATTAACGATGGCTGGATCGACGGATGTTGCGGATGTAAGCTGGGTAGTACCTACCGCTCAATTCTTTACGACTTGCTTTGTCTTTGGTACGCCACTTCACACATGGCAGCTAGTGTCACAAGGGAAAACAAGCTTAGCCCATAAAGGCTTACTATACGCTGGTGAAGTATTAGCATTAAGCGCAATCGAGCTTTTTGAAAATCCAGAACTTATTATCGAAGCAAAAAAAGAATTACTCGAACAAACGAAGGGTCAGTATGTAAATCCTATTCCTCCAATGATTAAGCCGAATGCACTTGGAGAAGCATAA
- a CDS encoding AbgT family transporter: protein MQQLEPKNSGAFNKFLNVVEKIGNKLPHPFLLFLYLTLIVVFISFILGTMQATVLHPSTGEEVVVKNLLSQEGIRYILSNTLTNFTGFAPLGLVLTMMLGIGLSEKVGLFSALMTKAITKTPKRIVTFMVVFIGILGNVASDAAFVVIPPLAALVFLSLGRHPLAGLAAGLAGAGIGFTANILIAGTDALLSGISTEIAKSIDPNIVVTPLDNWFFMSASTFLLAFLGAVITDKFVEPRLGAYKGEKKASNTELTSLENRALRNTGIAAVLYIGVIVGLMVMPNSPLLNDDGTILRSPFLSGIVPILFAFFLITGITYGVSVKKIQKPADVPNIMAEAIKDLSSYIVLIFMIGQFIGYFNWTNIATWMAVHLADFLIMINLTNVFAVVLFVLLVAILSLFIISGSALWSLVAPIFVPTFMVLGYHPAFIQLAYRVGESSTNMVTPLNTYFAIILGFMQVYNKKAGIGTLMSLMIPYTIVFLIAWIILMLVFVFFNIPIGPGVNYLLN, encoded by the coding sequence ATGCAACAGCTTGAACCAAAAAACTCTGGCGCATTTAATAAGTTTTTAAATGTTGTCGAAAAAATAGGTAACAAACTACCTCATCCTTTTTTACTATTCTTATATCTTACATTAATTGTAGTCTTTATTTCTTTTATTTTAGGAACAATGCAGGCAACTGTTCTACATCCTAGTACGGGAGAAGAAGTTGTTGTTAAGAATCTACTTTCGCAAGAAGGGATTCGTTATATCCTCTCTAATACATTAACAAATTTTACAGGATTTGCGCCACTTGGGCTTGTATTAACAATGATGTTGGGGATTGGGCTATCTGAAAAAGTTGGGTTATTCTCAGCATTGATGACAAAGGCAATTACAAAAACACCAAAACGAATTGTGACATTTATGGTTGTCTTTATCGGAATTTTAGGAAATGTTGCTTCTGATGCAGCTTTCGTAGTCATTCCGCCATTAGCAGCTTTAGTCTTCCTATCCCTTGGACGTCACCCACTTGCAGGTTTGGCAGCAGGTTTAGCCGGTGCAGGAATTGGCTTTACGGCAAATATTTTAATTGCAGGAACTGACGCATTATTATCTGGGATTTCTACTGAAATTGCAAAATCAATTGATCCAAATATTGTTGTTACACCGCTTGATAACTGGTTCTTCATGAGTGCTTCTACGTTCCTACTAGCTTTTCTTGGAGCAGTCATTACAGATAAATTCGTAGAACCACGATTAGGTGCATATAAAGGTGAGAAAAAAGCATCGAACACAGAATTAACTTCTTTAGAAAACCGCGCACTTCGTAATACTGGAATTGCAGCTGTTCTTTATATCGGCGTAATTGTTGGGCTTATGGTGATGCCAAATTCACCATTATTAAATGATGATGGAACGATCTTACGTTCACCATTCTTATCAGGAATTGTACCAATTTTATTTGCATTCTTCTTAATTACAGGGATTACTTATGGTGTCTCTGTTAAGAAAATTCAGAAACCTGCGGATGTTCCGAATATTATGGCAGAAGCGATTAAAGATTTATCAAGCTATATCGTTTTAATCTTTATGATTGGCCAATTTATCGGCTACTTTAACTGGACAAACATCGCAACATGGATGGCTGTTCATTTAGCGGATTTCTTAATAATGATTAACTTAACGAATGTCTTTGCTGTTGTTCTATTCGTTTTATTAGTGGCGATTTTAAGTTTATTCATTATAAGTGGTTCAGCATTATGGTCATTAGTAGCGCCAATCTTTGTCCCTACGTTTATGGTACTTGGTTATCATCCAGCCTTCATTCAGCTTGCCTATCGTGTTGGAGAATCTTCTACTAACATGGTAACACCATTAAATACGTATTTCGCGATTATTCTTGGTTTCATGCAGGTTTATAACAAAAAGGCTGGAATTGGAACGCTCATGTCTCTAATGATTCCGTATACAATTGTTTTCTTAATTGCATGGATTATTTTAATGCTTGTGTTTGTGTTCTTTAATATCCCAATCGGTCCTGGGGTAAATTATTTACTAAACTAG
- a CDS encoding long-chain-fatty-acid--CoA ligase, which yields MGTQHFKFWPSRVSKVLAIPETTIYENLEITAKKYPNKDAIYYYGASYTYASILEQVTYVAGYLEQELGVKPGDKVLLFMQNSPQFVIAYYAILRVRGIVVPINAMCTTEELAFYVQDCQIKHAIIGQELLIKVAPLKQTTTLEHIVVAAYYDYIAPAHVVGELPPEVLTAPQPLENDHVWQTILKKKLIPSPFTGVSDDIIVLPYTSGTTSLPKGCVHTNKTIQANTLGAFHWATYTSNSVSLAALPLFHIMGMIHCMNTPIYGGSAIVIMTRWHRDTAGQLMQACGVSHWINISTMLIDFLSNPNYVQYDISQLKLTGGGGAVLPAVVGEKLYELTGLRYVEGYGLSETASQTHFNPPDRPKMQCLGIPSFGVESLIIDPITLQEVSVGEEGEIIVRGPQLFNGYYNRDAENQDCFVEINGEQYFRTGDIAKVDEEGYYFIVDRVKRMINAAGFKVWPTEVETVLYKHPAVQQACVVGIPDEIRGENVKAFVILNEEAKGTVTEQDIIDWSKTQMAAYKYPRLVEFRDRFPTTSSGKILWRQLQEEEKTVAKS from the coding sequence TTTTGGCCAAGTCGCGTATCAAAAGTATTAGCAATTCCAGAAACAACGATATATGAAAACCTTGAAATTACCGCAAAAAAATATCCGAATAAGGACGCGATTTACTACTATGGAGCAAGTTACACTTACGCAAGCATATTAGAGCAAGTAACATATGTTGCTGGTTACTTAGAGCAGGAGCTTGGTGTCAAGCCTGGCGATAAAGTGTTATTATTTATGCAAAATTCCCCACAATTCGTAATTGCCTACTACGCTATTTTACGCGTACGCGGGATTGTTGTACCGATTAACGCCATGTGTACAACGGAGGAATTAGCATTCTATGTACAAGATTGCCAAATTAAACATGCTATTATCGGGCAAGAGCTATTAATAAAAGTAGCACCATTAAAGCAAACGACAACACTTGAGCATATTGTTGTCGCAGCGTATTACGACTATATCGCTCCTGCACATGTTGTGGGCGAATTGCCGCCCGAAGTACTCACAGCTCCGCAACCATTGGAAAATGACCATGTATGGCAAACTATATTAAAAAAGAAATTGATTCCATCACCATTTACAGGTGTCAGCGATGATATTATCGTATTACCCTATACATCTGGTACGACAAGCTTGCCTAAAGGCTGTGTGCATACAAATAAAACAATCCAGGCGAATACTTTAGGCGCGTTCCACTGGGCGACGTATACATCAAATTCTGTATCACTTGCAGCATTACCACTGTTCCATATTATGGGGATGATTCATTGTATGAATACGCCAATTTATGGTGGTTCTGCAATTGTCATTATGACACGCTGGCACCGTGATACAGCTGGTCAGCTCATGCAAGCATGCGGCGTTTCGCACTGGATTAATATTAGCACGATGCTAATCGATTTCTTATCAAATCCAAACTATGTACAGTATGATATTTCCCAATTGAAGCTTACTGGTGGTGGCGGTGCTGTACTACCTGCTGTCGTTGGTGAAAAACTATATGAACTGACAGGCTTACGTTACGTGGAAGGCTATGGTTTATCCGAAACAGCATCGCAAACGCATTTCAACCCTCCTGATCGCCCGAAAATGCAGTGCTTAGGCATTCCTTCTTTCGGTGTTGAATCACTCATTATCGACCCTATTACGTTACAGGAAGTATCTGTCGGTGAGGAGGGTGAAATTATTGTACGCGGTCCGCAGCTATTTAACGGCTACTATAATCGTGACGCGGAAAATCAAGATTGCTTTGTTGAAATAAACGGCGAGCAATACTTCCGAACAGGTGATATCGCAAAGGTGGATGAGGAAGGCTACTACTTCATCGTAGACCGTGTCAAACGAATGATTAACGCGGCCGGCTTTAAAGTTTGGCCAACAGAAGTAGAAACAGTGCTCTATAAGCATCCTGCCGTTCAGCAAGCATGTGTTGTCGGAATACCCGATGAAATCCGTGGTGAAAATGTTAAAGCATTCGTTATTTTGAATGAAGAAGCAAAAGGTACAGTAACCGAGCAAGATATTATCGACTGGTCAAAGACGCAAATGGCTGCGTATAAATACCCACGGCTCGTAGAATTCCGCGATCGCTTCCCAACAACAAGCAGCGGGAAAATTTTATGGCGTCAACTTCAAGAGGAAGAAAAAACAGTTGCTAAATCATAA